In a single window of the Arachis hypogaea cultivar Tifrunner chromosome 6, arahy.Tifrunner.gnm2.J5K5, whole genome shotgun sequence genome:
- the LOC112696691 gene encoding protein CENTRORADIALIS-like yields the protein MARIMSSEPLIVGRVVGDVLDPFNASIRMSVSYGNRQVYNGHEFFPSTVTFKPKVEIGGTELRPFFTLVMTDPDVPGPSDPYLREHLHWIVTDIPGTTDATFGKELVSYEMPKPNIGIHRYVFVLFKQKRRQCVSTIPSCRDHFNTRTFAADNDLGLPVAAVYFNAQRETAARRR from the exons ATGGCAAGAATAATGTCATCAGAGCCTTTAATTGTAGGGAGAGTGGTAGGAGATGTTCTTGATCCATTCAATGCAAGCATAAGGATGAGTGTTAGTTATGGGAACAGGCAAGTGTACAATGGCCATGAGTTCTTCCCCTCCACAGTCACCTTCAAGCCCAAGGTTGAGATTGGTGGAACTGAATTGAGGCCCTTCTTTACACTG GTCATGACTGATCCGGATGTTCCTGGCCCTAGTGATCCTTATCTCAGAGAGCACTTGCATTG GATAGTTACAGACATTCCAGGCACAACAGATGCCACATTTG gGAAAGAGTTGGTGAGCTACGAGATGCCAAAGCCTAACATTGGGATCCATAGGTATGTTTTTGTGCTCTTCAAGCAAAAACGAAGGCAGTGTGTTAGCACCATTCCTTCTTGCAGGGATCACTTCAACACCCGCACTTTCGCCGCCGATAACGACCTCGGCCTCCCCGTCGCTGCCGTCTACTTCAATGCTCAGAGGGAAACCGCTGCCAGGAggcgttaa